A genomic region of Streptomyces sp. R33 contains the following coding sequences:
- a CDS encoding alpha-N-acetylglucosaminidase TIM-barrel domain-containing protein — MTNSPPRHRRRAQLRRRVALATLVALLGAGSPALAGTADVAGVRGRAPVPDGLTGASAPVPDHARGASAHRGSPGAPKPRPFDAGPARAALERLLPRHAGQFTLVPDPAGGADTFTVSGPAGAITVRGSTGATLLTGVGWYLQHVAGADIGWPGDSIGMLPARLPAVPAPVTRSALVPHRYALNDTDDGYSGAYRTFEQHQRQIDLLALHGINEVFVQAGAEYPYYRALQDFGYSAAELREWIPAPGHQSWWLLQNLSGFGGPVSERLMQERAELGGKIAEQLRGLGMTPVLPGYFGTVPPGFAARNPGATTVAQGDWAGFDRPDWLDPSSPVFAKLAAAYYAEQRAVFGDSTMYRMSPLHEGGKTGGVDVKAAAGAVQSALHAAHPDAMWAVLGWQDSPKAELLAGVDTSKLLILDGLSDRYNRLDREARWGGAPYAMGTIYNFGGHTTIGANSSVWIERFGPWRAKPNSALKGIAYLPEATGTNPAAFDLFTDLAWEPGAIDQRTWFADFAGRRYGRPDKAAAAAWEELRTGPYSTSSGLWSESQDSLFTARPGLSAVGAAYWSPKSMRYPADSVRRALDHLLEVDPKLRGSSAYRFDLVDTARQALANHSRVLLPKIKAAYEDKDLTRFRELTRQWAEGERQLDAVTGSDPNFLLGNWLSAARSWGADEAEQDRYEYDARSILSVWGRRSTSEGGFLHDYANREWNGLIGELYAPRWAAYFETLEESLVRRAVPREIDWHAYEEDWARRTTRHPSGANGPSGDPHTLATAVSAALKSWEGAAR, encoded by the coding sequence GGCCGGCGTACGAGGCCGCGCGCCGGTACCGGACGGCCTGACCGGTGCGTCGGCCCCCGTACCGGACCATGCGCGCGGGGCTTCGGCACACCGAGGCTCCCCCGGCGCGCCGAAGCCCCGGCCCTTCGACGCGGGGCCCGCGCGGGCCGCGCTGGAACGGCTGCTGCCGCGCCACGCCGGCCAGTTCACCCTCGTGCCCGATCCGGCCGGCGGAGCCGACACGTTCACCGTGTCCGGGCCGGCCGGCGCGATCACCGTACGCGGGTCCACCGGCGCCACCCTGCTGACCGGCGTCGGCTGGTACCTCCAGCACGTCGCCGGGGCCGACATCGGCTGGCCCGGCGACAGCATCGGCATGCTGCCGGCGCGGCTGCCCGCCGTGCCCGCGCCGGTCACCCGCAGCGCCCTCGTCCCGCACCGGTACGCCCTCAACGACACCGACGACGGCTACTCCGGCGCGTACCGCACCTTCGAGCAGCACCAGCGGCAGATCGACCTGCTCGCCCTGCACGGCATCAACGAGGTGTTCGTCCAGGCCGGCGCCGAGTACCCCTACTACCGGGCGCTCCAGGACTTCGGCTACTCCGCCGCCGAGCTGCGCGAGTGGATCCCCGCCCCCGGCCACCAGAGCTGGTGGCTGCTGCAGAACCTGTCCGGTTTCGGCGGCCCGGTCTCCGAGCGGCTGATGCAGGAGCGTGCCGAGCTCGGCGGGAAGATCGCCGAGCAGCTGCGCGGGCTCGGCATGACCCCGGTCCTGCCCGGCTACTTCGGCACGGTGCCGCCGGGGTTCGCCGCCCGCAACCCGGGCGCGACGACGGTGGCCCAGGGCGACTGGGCCGGCTTCGACCGGCCAGACTGGCTGGACCCGTCCTCGCCGGTGTTCGCGAAGCTGGCCGCCGCGTACTACGCGGAGCAGCGTGCCGTGTTCGGGGACAGCACGATGTACCGGATGAGCCCGCTGCACGAGGGCGGGAAGACGGGCGGGGTCGACGTGAAGGCGGCGGCCGGCGCCGTCCAGTCGGCGCTGCACGCCGCGCACCCGGACGCGATGTGGGCGGTGCTGGGCTGGCAGGACAGCCCGAAGGCGGAGCTGCTCGCCGGGGTGGACACCTCGAAGCTGCTGATCCTCGACGGGCTGTCCGACCGGTACAACCGCCTGGACCGCGAGGCCCGCTGGGGCGGCGCCCCGTACGCGATGGGCACGATCTACAACTTCGGCGGCCACACCACGATCGGCGCCAACTCCTCGGTGTGGATCGAGCGGTTCGGCCCCTGGCGGGCCAAGCCGAACAGCGCGCTGAAGGGCATCGCCTACCTGCCGGAGGCCACCGGCACCAACCCGGCCGCCTTCGACCTGTTCACGGACCTCGCCTGGGAGCCCGGGGCGATCGACCAGCGCACGTGGTTCGCCGATTTCGCGGGCCGCCGGTACGGGCGGCCCGACAAGGCGGCCGCGGCCGCCTGGGAGGAGCTGCGTACGGGTCCGTACAGCACGTCCTCGGGCCTGTGGTCGGAGTCCCAGGACAGCCTGTTCACCGCCCGGCCCGGCCTGAGCGCGGTGGGGGCGGCGTACTGGAGCCCCAAGTCGATGCGCTACCCGGCCGATTCGGTCCGCCGGGCCCTGGACCACCTGCTCGAGGTGGATCCGAAGCTGCGGGGCTCGAGCGCCTACCGCTTCGACCTGGTGGACACCGCCCGGCAGGCCCTCGCCAACCACTCTCGGGTACTGCTGCCGAAGATCAAGGCAGCCTACGAGGACAAGGACCTGACCCGGTTCCGCGAGCTGACCCGCCAATGGGCCGAGGGAGAGCGGCAGCTGGATGCGGTCACCGGCTCCGATCCGAACTTCCTGCTCGGCAACTGGCTGTCCGCGGCCCGCTCCTGGGGCGCTGACGAGGCCGAGCAGGACCGGTACGAGTACGACGCCCGCTCGATCCTGAGCGTGTGGGGCCGGCGCAGCACCAGCGAGGGCGGTTTCCTGCACGATTACGCGAACCGCGAATGGAACGGGCTGATCGGGGAGTTGTACGCGCCCCGCTGGGCGGCCTACTTCGAGACGCTCGAGGAGTCGCTGGTCCGGCGGGCGGTGCCGCGGGAGATCGACTGGCACGCGTACGAGGAGGACTGGGCCCGGCGCACCACCCGCCACCCGAGCGGGGCGAACGGCCCGAGCGGGGATCCGCACACCCTGGCCACGGCCGTCTCGGCCGCCCTGAAGTCCTGGGAGGGGGCCGCCCGGTGA
- a CDS encoding oxygenase MpaB family protein, with product MTTPNTASPWPRYDDAALDALSVQGDPLADETVAALFHRGEVGDFNTLMRFFTTAGDPLPERLPASARAYFEATAVPPAWVDWDVMEQARLFFMDNAAHINTGLSFAAMPVSYAVPRMARLLSSTHSLAYPSRRMANTGQFVTYLMRTDSFAEGSKFIPAAQKVRLLHAAVRHHLRHGGHWDVERDGLPICQEDMIAGHTFFSLLVLDAMHRLGIHMSEEGAEAYHYAWRVVAALLGCDMSAVPENLAEARAYCDLYLLRHLGPSPEGAALNAQLLRLYEDVVPGTLFDPMVPATVRYLVGDTIGDWLEVPRSPWDSAAKAVPVFLGLLESIEDSSPFAEWALDKAGSLLAGFELSALTRGRVMHHAIPAELKAEYGVKAPRTGRWVPPAPVH from the coding sequence GTGACCACCCCCAACACCGCCTCACCGTGGCCCCGTTACGACGACGCCGCCCTCGACGCCCTGTCCGTGCAGGGCGATCCGCTTGCCGACGAGACCGTCGCCGCCCTGTTCCACCGGGGCGAGGTGGGCGACTTCAACACGCTCATGCGGTTCTTCACCACTGCCGGGGACCCGCTCCCCGAGCGGCTCCCGGCCTCCGCGCGCGCCTATTTCGAGGCCACCGCCGTGCCCCCGGCGTGGGTCGACTGGGACGTCATGGAACAGGCCCGGCTGTTCTTCATGGACAACGCCGCCCACATCAACACCGGCCTGTCCTTCGCCGCGATGCCCGTCAGCTACGCCGTCCCCCGGATGGCCCGGCTGCTCTCCTCGACGCACTCGCTCGCGTACCCCTCCCGGCGGATGGCCAACACCGGCCAGTTCGTCACGTACCTCATGCGGACCGACTCCTTCGCGGAGGGCAGCAAGTTCATCCCGGCCGCGCAGAAGGTCCGGCTGCTGCACGCGGCGGTGCGCCACCACCTGCGCCACGGCGGCCACTGGGACGTCGAGCGGGACGGCCTGCCGATCTGCCAGGAGGACATGATCGCCGGGCATACGTTCTTCTCGCTGCTGGTGCTCGACGCCATGCACCGGCTCGGCATCCACATGAGCGAGGAGGGCGCGGAGGCGTACCACTACGCCTGGCGGGTCGTGGCCGCGCTGCTGGGCTGCGACATGTCTGCCGTACCGGAGAACCTCGCCGAGGCCCGCGCGTACTGCGACCTCTACCTCCTGCGCCATCTGGGCCCCTCCCCCGAGGGCGCCGCCCTGAACGCGCAGCTGCTGCGGCTGTACGAGGACGTGGTCCCCGGCACGCTCTTCGACCCCATGGTCCCGGCCACCGTCCGCTACCTGGTCGGCGACACCATCGGCGACTGGCTGGAGGTCCCGCGCAGCCCCTGGGACTCGGCGGCCAAGGCCGTCCCGGTGTTCCTGGGGCTGCTGGAGAGCATCGAGGACAGCAGCCCCTTCGCGGAATGGGCGCTCGACAAGGCGGGCTCGCTGCTCGCCGGTTTCGAGCTGTCCGCGCTGACCCGGGGCCGGGTCATGCACCACGCCATCCCGGCGGAGCTGAAGGCGGAGTACGGGGTGAAGGCGCCGCGCACCGGGCGCTGGGTGCCGCCGGCGCCGGTGCACTGA
- a CDS encoding polyprenyl synthetase family protein: MHDHTGFKERIDEVLVRLADEEEQALLGLHVELFPLSEQLRRSLASGKRIRAAYLYWGWRAAGQPDCEGVIRAAAAMELVHAAACTHDDIIDDSLMRHGRLTAHAAFAAAGQRSTALAMILGDLLMGYAAHVFSSCGLPGAYLARTVPLWSTLLRETMAGEFLEVLRTRAQPAREPQVAESLEVARFKTAKYTVERPLHLGATLGGGSRALLDAFSAYGLPLGEAFQLRDDLLGTFGDPARTGKSNVDDLRDGKPTALLALTLAAAGADDRRLLAKLVGRPDLGEEEAASVRELMDRCGARRQVEDMIRERIARAAAALDAVPMPAEARSALCELAGTAAERSL; this comes from the coding sequence GTGCATGACCACACCGGCTTCAAGGAGCGCATCGACGAGGTGCTGGTCCGGCTGGCCGACGAAGAGGAGCAGGCGCTGCTCGGGCTGCACGTCGAGCTCTTCCCGCTGTCCGAGCAGTTGCGCCGCTCGCTGGCGAGCGGCAAGCGGATCCGGGCCGCGTACCTGTACTGGGGGTGGCGGGCGGCGGGACAGCCCGACTGCGAGGGCGTGATCCGGGCCGCGGCCGCGATGGAGCTCGTCCACGCGGCGGCCTGCACCCACGACGACATCATCGACGACAGCCTGATGCGGCACGGCCGGCTCACCGCGCACGCCGCCTTCGCCGCCGCGGGACAGCGCTCCACCGCCCTCGCGATGATCCTCGGCGACCTGCTGATGGGATACGCCGCACACGTCTTCAGCTCCTGCGGGCTGCCCGGCGCCTATCTGGCCCGGACCGTGCCGCTCTGGTCCACGCTGCTGCGCGAGACGATGGCGGGCGAGTTCCTCGAGGTGCTGCGCACCCGGGCGCAGCCGGCCCGGGAGCCGCAGGTGGCGGAGTCGCTGGAGGTGGCCCGCTTCAAGACGGCCAAGTACACCGTCGAGCGGCCGCTGCACCTGGGCGCCACCCTCGGCGGGGGCTCCCGCGCCCTGCTGGACGCCTTCTCCGCGTACGGGCTGCCGCTCGGCGAGGCCTTCCAGCTGCGCGACGACCTGCTGGGCACCTTCGGCGACCCGGCCAGGACCGGCAAGTCGAACGTCGACGACCTGCGGGACGGCAAACCGACCGCGCTGCTCGCCCTGACCCTCGCGGCGGCCGGAGCCGACGACCGGCGGCTGCTCGCCAAGCTGGTCGGCCGGCCCGATCTCGGCGAGGAAGAGGCGGCTTCCGTACGTGAGTTGATGGACCGCTGCGGGGCCCGCCGACAGGTCGAGGACATGATCCGGGAGCGCATCGCCCGGGCCGCCGCCGCCCTGGACGCCGTACCGATGCCCGCGGAGGCGCGGTCCGCGCTGTGCGAGCTGGCCGGTACCGCCGCCGAGCGCTCGCTGTAG